TGCCGAATAACTTTAAATCCTTGTCGGCACAATCTTGTTTGGCTGTGTTTCACTGCTTTCTTGATGAGTTGCACTATATTCTCCTGTCTTCCATTAGATCACAAAAAATTTACTATCCCGCTGGTTTTAGTTTCAGTTTCTTAGGACACGGAAACTTTTTGTCTATCACGATGAAAATGAATGGAAATTTTGTTCCTTGATTGGGGATTCTAGGTATGAAGCTGGGGCTAGTGTGGCAACCGATTTGTCAAATGAACTGGATTGTGTGCATTTTCTTATGAAATGCTGGGTTACGCTGTCATTAGATATTTAGATGATTCTATTTGTGTGGTATTGTTGATGATTGTTGTTACATTATGCTCACGTCCATCTTCATATTACTAGAAACATTCAATGTGTGGAAACTGACATCTTTTGTTTCATAAAGGGAGAAAGCCTTTCAACTAAAGCATTGCCGAACAACAAGTTCTTTCCAATTATTAGCGCTGCGGATGCCAAAGCTGCTAATGCATCAGCTGCAGACGCGTAAGGATAAAACATTCAAGCTTTTGGTATTTTGATTCTTTACACTGTGAATACTGTAACCATTTTGTCCTGTGTTTAGCATCATTACAAAAGCATATCAAATTTTACGTGTTCCATTCATGCAGAATTTTATGCAAGGGTGGGTCACTGGATCCTAAGAAGGTGAATGGAAAAATTTTGCTATGCCTTAGAGGGGTTACTGATAGAGTGGACAAGGGTGAGCAAGCTGCCTTGGCTGGTGCCGTGGGGATGGTTCTTGCTAATGATGTGCTTTCTGGGAATGAAATTCTTGCTGATGCTCATGTCCTCCCTGCTTCTCAAATCAATTACACCGATGGGGTTGCTATCTTCAAGTATGTCAATTACTCAAGGTAAGATGACATGGCGATTACGTTACCGTGTGTCCGTGTTAACTAGTGTTATGAGCATATCATTTGGGTGGTGTTGAATTACACCTTGGAGTACTTCTATTTCATGGGTACATTTATGCCATTACAAAACTTTCAAGactgttattttcttcttcggTTTTCAGTTTTCTTATTCCAGAGAAACATAACACAACTCGTTCAGCAAATAGTTTGCACTTTTCACTGTTTTTGGTTCAAAGGCACGAAAAACTAAGATGTAAACAAAGAAAGATTTCCGACCCTATAGCATTCAATGAACATTGGTAATGATAAAAGTGGCATTTTGACCTCCCATTTGTTTCTTATAATTACTCATGTTCTTAAGCAGGCTTCCAATAGCTTACATAACACGTCCAACAACTCAGTTACCCACAAAGCCAGCTCCATTCATGGCTGCTTTTTCATCATTAGGGCCAAACACCATTACCCCAGATATCCTTAAGGTTTTTCTCATCACTGATGCTTCATATTTCCCATTTCTGAAACACTTCATTTGGTGTGATTTCTCTGAACTGTTGTAAGTATAAATGTTGTTCGTTCAGCCTGATATCACTGCACCGGGAGTTAGCATCATAGCTGCCTACACTGAAGCACAGGGACCAACAAATGAAGTTTTCGATACGCGTCGAGTCCTGTTTAATTCAGTATCAGGCACTTCGATGTCATGCCCTCATGTTTCTGGCATTGCTGGTCTTCTGAAGACCCTCTATCCTAGTTGGAGTCCTGCAGCAATAAGATCGGCAATCATGACCACCGGTGAGAATAGACTAGACTTGTAACTTTAGTCTATTGGTATTGTCtggttttcttcatttttgtttgcAGTTTGTGTTTCGTGCTTTCCCAGAGATTAAAAACAATGGATAGTCCGGAAACAATCAGCTCGATTCTTTGCTCCACAATAGTACTTTGAAACTTTGAAGATATCCGTGGTGTTTTCTGTAACTGGATTGTTGGCAGATATGTTCTCGGACAACTGTTAAaggaaattccaaaagttctccTAATGCGCTaattggaaacaaaaacaaacaacatACTCTAAAATCAAGGAGGATACAAAAACAGGccaattctttttaaattttttttctttttgaagtcAAACAATGTGTTGTTTTCTGAGAACAGGGTTGAATCATATTGTCCTAACTCTTTTCTAATCCTTTTACTTCATCCTACTTTCACAGCACAAACACTGGACAACACTAAGGAGCCATTGACAAATGCATACTACTCACCGGCAACGCCATTCAACTATGGAGCAGGACACGTGCAACCAAACCGCGCCATGGACCCCGGATTAGTTTACGATTTAACCCCCAATGACTACCTGAAATTCCTATGCGCACTTGGGTACAATGAAACCCAGATCTCAATGTTATCTGGAACTCACTATACATGTCCCAAGGCCAATATTAGTCTCTCTAATTTCAACTACCCTTCAATCACAGTGCCTATGCTAAACGGCTCCACCACTGTGACTCGAACTGTTAAGAACGTTGGTTCACCGGGTACTTACAGCGTCAGTATCCAAAACCCGGTTGGTATATCTGTTTCTGTTAGTCCAGAAAGATTGATGTTTCGAAAAGTTGGGGAACAGAAATCATTCAAGGTGAGTATGATGGTCGAAGAAGGCAATAAACGTAGCGATTATGTATTTGGACATTTGACATGGTCAGATGCTAAGCATGAAGTGAGGAGTCCTATTGTTGTCAAGGCAGTCTAAAGACTGCAACATTGTGATAATCATCTTCACGTATCAAATTGACGTTTCATTATTCACCCAATTTATTGACTTCACCCAAtgaataggttttttttttaatttcttaatttttgtttctttgatttGGGAATAGTACTTTGTTCTGGGTCAAGAATAATGGCTATTCAGGAGTGGGAGGGGCTGTAGTCATATGCTTAGGAAGAAGAAACAAATATATTCTTCTTGTTACTCGATCGGCAATTCTTCGATGAGGCAGGATCTCTTGTGCCTTTGTGCCAAGGGGTTAAATCCAAAGGCCGAAAAACCCCTCGGCACATAGGCACAAGGATTTTTGGGACAGAGAAGATCGGACTTAGTTCCAATCTTATTGTCAGTTATCAGTACTGCTCCTACATGCAATGTACagaaagggagttttttttaCTCCTACTATTATAAGTGAAGATCAAATTACAACTCTCTGCAAAAACttaacccaaacaaaaaaaagatttccATGTAACATGGAAAAGAAGAGTTCTCTTGTTAGGCAGTCAAATGGAACATTGTTCCAATTTTAGTACCAATCCTTTTTGAAATTCCACATAAGGATGTGCAAGGGGTTGATCACCATCTTCAGTTCTCCATCTACAAATTAATACAGGCAATGGGTACATATAATTAGCACAAAACATTCGAAAATGCGAAACAGTTATTTTTATGgtcataatttaaaaaatagcaGTGTTAAGGATGCAGATCACCCAGAACAATATTCGAACACGTCTTTCGGGATCTCTGTCCTAATTTCTGTGTTTGAAGATTTAGGTTTTGTGTGTGCTTGAGAATAAGAGATTCACCTGAATTTTTGGACAAGGTGGTGGAGGAAGAATGCGACCTCTACCTTAGCAAGTTCAGACCCTGGGCAGCATCTTGACCCTCCACCAAAGGGAGTAAATTTTTTGCATGTCTGGTCCTGGGTCTGCATGTTATGAACATGATTAGTAAAAGTACGAATATATACgcgcatattttttgataactcaagagTCCAGGCCAGCTGCTTGCGCTCTACGCTTGCTTCTCGGTAGAGCCGAATCGTTCTATTTGATTTTAATCTGATTATGTGTAGTAGGAAATTTTGAGATGGGGTAGAATTATAATTTACACAATTAAAGGATCGATCATGGTTGAATAATCATTCACAAAATTGCACCAAGAAGATGGTTACAATAACTACGGGGCCATGGTAGGACAGTCCTATATATCTCTTTCGAAGAAAGTGgtaaaatcaaatcaataacTTGTTACCCTacaaataacaaaatttaaaagaataaaattaaaattattacCTCCCATCTCCAAGGATGAAACTGGAGAGCATCTGAATGGAGAGATGGGTCTAAGTGAACTGCACTCAGAACTGGTAGGACCTTCCAACCACAGGGAATTAAGTAATCTGCACCAAACAAGGAATAAAACTACTTAAGGGCCGGAGAGAGCTTTTTCACTACATATATTATCAAcgaaaaattaagttttttttttttggtcaattgaTAGGAGGGGATAGGGGAAAGGGGAGCTGTGATTCACAGCGATAAGGCAACCGAGGCATTTTACCTAGTAAGAGAGTATCATAACCACAAGGTCAACCTCTTAGTCTCAACGAAAAGTAATTTAGAAACAACACTTTTGATCCATACCGAAATTCATctaaaaaaatgtatgtgccggcggtatttatttatttttattgacgTACGACCAAAAGGCAACAtcattttgtttgataattaaAGGCATAAATAGGTCTGCGTAGTATTATCGATAGTATGTGTAATTAAGTGCACAGACTAGAAAAAGCACACGCTTGCATGATTATGGAAAAAGCATatcccaattttttatttttttttgtgtgcatgATATTCCGGGCCAGCTTGTCACACCTCGAACTGATTCCTACAATTCCTCCCACAGCTCTTTCCACGCTTACACGTTAGATGGGTGTGCCCGAAAGTTACTGGCAAGAAAAATCGAACTTAAAATCTTAAGAAGGAGCAAATCCTTAAGTCTCCGGTCAAAACCACTATGCCAACCCCTTGCGTTAAGCATATCCCAAGTTGTTAATTTAATTGCTTGATATGTAATTTGCTCGATAATTAAAGGTGGATTTATATATACCTCTAAATTTGATGTCTTTGAGAGCCTTTCGGTGCACAAATTTTACAACATTCCCATATCTCAGAGCTTCAGTAATTAcctagattaaaaaaaaaaacaaacataatcATTGTAAATATGCATGCacaaaaagaatataaaaaggaaggaaaatttATTTCTAAACTATTTATATATATCTAGATAAATGTGGACTTACATTTTGAGTGAAATCCATTTTCTTGTAATCTTCCCAGTTCAGAAGCTCATCTTCCCCCTTCATGCTCCTTATAGTCCGATGCTCTAGCTATATTaccaaataaaaagagaaaagaacaaaattgaagGTATTCAGAATTTCCAATATGTTTAAAGAGTAATGTTATGGTAATAGTAACattttaaaacaataaaaaattaatatataaaaatatatttcagggtgtttaaaaatgcacaaattttCGTAGGGAATATTTAAACtggaacggaggaagtactaTATTAGGATACTATCTGATGGGTACATACTTTGGAAATGGAGCCAAGATTTTGGTTCGAGGGGGGCAGCCACGGAGACATATTTGCATTTGACAAAATGTACTGGTATATGATACATCATTTTGTGTTCTAGTAGTATAAGACAAAATATATGGAGATGATTTAATTACAACCCTAAACATGTGAAGTTATCTTATTTCTTATGTGGGTATTTGATATAgtcatttaattatttctcGTGTATgagaaatattaaaaaatatcataaGGTGAAGTAAAATTGCTTGAATTCAGATTAAATCAAACCATAATTACATTATAAGTGTTAATTAGAAAAGTGAATTGACACTAGTATGCCAGTTATATCAGAATTCCTAATTAAGGTATAAGCTAccgatataaaaaaatataaatgttGGATGGATGCGGCCTCCACCAATGCCACTATAGTTCCGCCATTGCGTTACTTTTTATAGTAATAATCCCGTGATCCTTTACTTTTCACCTCACAAATACACGCAATTAGTCAATATTTTGGATATGTAATACATTTTAAAATGGTCATTTACTTATAGTTACGCATATaagtatttttataaaaataatgtatcgatatgtgtgtgtgtgtgtcattgAGAAAAAGGTGACCTTAAGCTGTGCAAGGGCAGCAGGTGATTGACCAAGGAAATGAACCAGCATGGCCATCAAGACAGAAGTGGTTTCATAGCCTCCCAAAAGAGAATCCAAAACAAAGCTAACTTTTTCATCTTCAGATAAGGATTCAACACCCAGAAGTATCTCAAGGAAGTCATGACCATTAGTACCACTCCTTGTACTCCTTTTGTTAGGATACTTTCCACCACCATGAccactacttcttcttcttgatcttcttctttcttctatGATTGCCTTGACAGTGGAAGATATTCTTCTTCTAGCCTGTAAAGatgatgaggaaaaaaaaaagatcacatGCATGCGCgcttccttttttccttttggaataTTAATTAGAATGAGAAATGGGGTTCAATTAACAAATGTAAGAATgacatcactacaagaaaaataaaaattagtgacgaaaaagtggcgacgaaatttaattttgtcactaaatgagtatatttggcgacgaaaaaataaattcgtcactattttataactttcgtgacgaaataatttcgtcaccaattatgcctttttagcgacgaaaaaaatattttcgtcactaaaggtacccatttggcgataaaatacatttttcgtcgccgaaagcttaaaaaaggtgacaaaattattttttgtcgccaaagataatcatttggtgacaaaaaatatatttcgtcgctaaatgtgagcaatttagtaacgaaatatttttttcgtcaccaaatgcttaactttggtgacgaaaaataatttcgtcaccattttaacgctttcagcgacaaaaaatttatttcgttgtcaaatgggtacctttcgtgacgaaatttatgaattgcgctttgtcactaaatgtatttcggacataactctttactaaaatctccaattgagataattcaaattgggtttgaacaataactcaattgcctacaactttcatgtttatcaaaattgctaattttaatgtttaaaggtccaaaattacatttgaaatatattttcatgttaaacatatgtgttatatattagatatttcaaatatttactgaaaagtgtatgtagtgcagttggttgaagcttgcgcgaaaaactcaagagactcgggttcgaaacccagcaggagcaagaaagatggatttcttttcccatatgaaaacatcttttgcaacgaaaaatttcgtcaccgatttcttatattagtgacaaaaaatttcgtcaccaatgtaacccatcggtgacgaattttttcgtcgtcaaaaagcacaataagtgaggaaaaaaatttcgtcaccaattattcactttttagtgacgaaatatttcgtcatcaaaaagcactataggtgacgaaaaatagatttcgtcaccaggtaggaatcctcgacaacctttagtggacaaattttttttcgtcacctatattatttgtgacgaaaaacatgcaatttgtgacgattttcattcgtcacccaattgaatttttcttgtagtgcatttTGTTAACCAATACTAAAAATGTCAAAACCCCAAGCGGTTTGACCAAGCGGGTGGAAAGCAACTAAAGGCCTTTCTCACCGAAAGAGTCTCAAGTTTGAATTCAACGAAagtcaaatatttcaaatttggGGCCACTGAAGGTTTTTCCGGTTGGTAATTTCAGGGTCCCGAATCCGATACGGGCGCAAACTGGCCTAAACATCCGGTTACAtgtacaaataaaaaacaataattaaaCTATTTGTACGCTCTCTACTATATGCACTATCATGCAGAATGTACAATCATTTTTAAGCATGTTATCTGATGCCCTATTGAACACCCATTAACAAGAACCTAAGAAAAAGGGTTAAGGCTTAAATGTTTGTATGTTCTCTAGTACCGAAAGCACTTTAAATAACGTTATCAGGACAAGTAACGACACAGTCGAGGTGTAACGGTATTGTGAGTATCGAACGATACGTAACAGGAATCGATTGTTGTGGTAGTGAATTTTcatatatcaatttttttatttttttttaagttttaagtgCCAAAATCATCTGTAACATTCAAGTATCGGCCGGAACGGCCGTGAATTAGTAATGAATCGACACATATGGGAACAACTGATACGCATGTGATTTTCCCTCCCTCCAGTATATCGGAGTGTAGTGGTACCCGAAGGCCAAAAACCGCTGTACACTTTACGGGTGTTATTGTGCGTTTCCACAAGAACTTGAGATAAATATCTATCTCCTACGTACTATGTAAATTAAAGAGGAAGTGAATTAGACCTTAACAGCTCTTGCATAAGGAGTCCCAGGAACATTGAGAGGTAAAGAAATCAGCCCTTTCATGAAAGTCAGGAAATCTTCAAGAATTTTTGTAGTCTGTGGCTCATCTGGTGTTAAACCCAGAACCTGCTTTACTATTACATTGAAAGTGAACTGTTccataaaaacacaaaacaaaatcacacaTCAGTGAACTTGCATGTGTTTTAAGctctcccttttttcttttttcttttttttctggttttatgttctcttttttttcaggCAAACTAACCTTTCTTGCTAGAATTTTTGGAAAACAACTCATTTCGATCCACAGAAGATAAGCGAAAGTACATTATACGGTGGTTTGGACTTCTATAGTAGATCGATCGATGCGGAAGATGGAAAAAGTAATATGGTACCAATGGATAATATATAGCACTACAGGGAGGGGTACGTAGACCAAAATTGATTTCAGAGATGGTAGTTCGAAAAGACCTACTACGTTTCTTGGATATCACAGAATGTACGATACCTCGACAGAGTtcaatcaaaaattgaattcatgGAAACGGCCGAACCGTTTGAGACTAGACTAGACTCGATTTGGTATGGTTAGTATGCGGGGACCACACATATGACATATATACCAGTGGGATAATGTACATGTACGAGCCCCACACACTAATTAACATAAACATTTGTCTCTAATATATGTTCATTTTTGTTTCGAAAACAAGTAGAAGTAAAAATACCTTTCTGGCCTCCGCACAGAACATGACTTGTTGCCTTCCCTTCCACGAATCCAAAATCCGAACGGCGATTCTTTCTATATCCCCGAGAAACTCAGGCTTAGATTTGATAGTGGCGACAAGCGAAAGAGCGACATTCCGAAGCCTCCTGTGGGTGTCACCCACTGCCACAAGCATTGAAACCTCCCCAAGAATCCCATGGATGGGCTTCGGATAGCTGCACTGGAACAGCTTGTCTTCGTTTTGCAGTATGAAGTAGTTCAGCTCTTGGTCACAGGACACCACCGTTGGGGAGAAGAACAGATGGGTCTTGAACACTTTCCCATACCTgaaaatatatgtacatatgcATATCAAAACCTTGCCCGCCACATTTACTTGAGGGATCACGCAAAGTAGATGCTGGATACGTTTCCAACATCTACTTTGCAGATCAGACGGCTCATGCCTGCTGTACGTATATATCGTTTCACGTATACAGATATATAACGGTACGCAAGTGGAGTGGTGACCAGGCACTTGACTTGTGTTCAACCTTCACTAACTAAACTACTAACAATTAACGCTACTAACAACTATCACTTGTCGTCAATTCACGAAACGGaaaaaagacataaaatagTAGAGTATATGTCTTTACACAAATACATGTCTACATATATACCATGTTGCTTACCTAGAACAATGGTCATGAAGAAATGCTCCAATAGAGTTGGAAGGGTGAGGCTTGAGAAAGGATAGGGTTTCACCAAGTAGAGGCCACCCAAAGGACCCTTTAGGTAGAGGACCAAGGTTGAAGAACAAGGGCAGAAAATGGTTTAAAATGAGACCCAAAATAAACCCAACAAAACCAATCGATGGGACTAACCAAAAACATCCGGCCATGGAcgttaggctttgtttggatacTCTCTGGGCTGATTTTTGTATGGGGTTGTGGAAGTAAAGGAAATGAAGGGGAGTGGAGTGGAACTTTTTTTTAGTACCAAATAGTTCGAGAGACTTCAAAGCCTATGTATAGAGGTTGGTGTGAGGAGCTTATGTAATGTTCTTTTAGTATTAATAATAATTAATAGGCTCAATCCATGGGGCAAGGGTCCAGACCAGTTGGTCTTTAACcagttcagtttttttttttgaagatgaacCAGTTCAATTTAGTTTGGAgcatttgtgggttttttttggcacataataatgatcggaaccgttttactttttaaaacttGTTGAGAATATTGACAATGCTAAAAGtcacgttgatcggatatcgtttgatatgatatcgaaatgcatttatcttcGGATATTTGTGTCAAAAGGATTTTAATCCAGTGTTGCACACTTTTGTTtccaaacttaatgcattttaaaatcatatcaaacgctCAATGTGATTTTTGGTGTTGTCAATATTCTCGATGAGTTCtaaaaaattgaatggttcCAATCATTGTTGTGGGTTTGAAAAGAGCCCACAAATGAACCAAAGTGGACTAAACTGGTTGGAGATCAAACTGGTCTGGACCCTGCCCCCATTCTATGGATAACTTACGGGGCTGTTACCGAGCTAAGAAACGCATAGACTCTAATGcactttttatacttttcaatGCACTTTCACATGTTGCAATACAAATTTTAAACCTTAATAACCACCCGTTAGGctattttaaacatttttcttaataaaatagAATGAGTGATTATTTAGTTCTTCCTAAGTACTGCAATGTGATCTTTAGGGTTCTTTTTTGGCATATTCGTGTGACAAACTGGATTTGTGACGGGCATGGATCAATGTGTAACTTGCACATCAATATATCATGATAAACATATCATAGATTAAACACCATGCGACGAAATGCAACTTAATAATTTCGTGATAGTAATGCTAGTAACAGCTGAATTGTCAATAGAGAAATAAGgatacaaaaaatacaatttttaatACACTTTTCAAGGCAatttaaaacttaaaataaaggagtatttaattattttcttactTTACTTATAGTCCATTGACATTGAGTTGTTTAAACATTTTCCATGTTAAAAATAAAggaagaaattaaagaaaacagGCTTTTGTCCGGAGATTATCTGCGGTCGGTGGAAATGGGAATTTACTTTTATCAGATGCATAGGAAATGAAAATCAATGTAGCCTAGGATGTAGGCCTTTCCTTTGCCACTAGCTTGGCAGTAGCAAAGGTGCAGAAGAGAGAGATTTCTCGCTCCAAGGAGAATTTACAAAAtagtgaaaaataaaaaattgggaCAGAAAAGTGGAAGAAATTACGTATACTCCACTAGCATTAGATTAAAGTTCTGCtaagatttcttttttttcttattcaaattttttgtgtttgtcaGTTTTCCACccaaattttgtgaattattgattcatttttttttagctttatcttaaatattttaaatgatatttgggtaaaattcataattatttactttttcgattcaacTTGATGAGATGAAGCAATAATATGAAAAATTAggtgcaaaattaaaaaatatataaattatttttttttttgaataagaac
The sequence above is drawn from the Rhododendron vialii isolate Sample 1 chromosome 6a, ASM3025357v1 genome and encodes:
- the LOC131329866 gene encoding subtilisin-like protease SBT5.3 isoform X1; translation: MTLENPAPLYILLSFLILSSLLHRPTFACKKSYVVYFGAHSHGKDVSSSDFDQVTESHYDFLGSFLGRDEAKDAIFYSYTRHINGFAATLEDEAAAVIAKHPKVVSIFLNKGRKLHTTRSWEFLELETNGVIHSSSISNKARFGEDTIIGNLDTGVWPESQSFSDEEMGPIPSKWKGICQNNVDRSFHCNRKLIGARYFSKGYSASNGSLNSTFNSPRDTDGHGSHTLSTAGGNFVPGASVFGYGNGTARGGSPRARVAAYKVCGPPVAGNECFDADILAAFDFAIHDGVDVLSVSLGGDPVAFFNDSVAIGSLHAVRHGIVVVCSAGNSGPANGTVANLAPWQITVGASTMDRQFPSYVILGNKMHLKGESLSTKALPNNKFFPIISAADAKAANASAADAILCKGGSLDPKKVNGKILLCLRGVTDRVDKGEQAALAGAVGMVLANDVLSGNEILADAHVLPASQINYTDGVAIFKYVNYSSRLPIAYITRPTTQLPTKPAPFMAAFSSLGPNTITPDILKPDITAPGVSIIAAYTEAQGPTNEVFDTRRVLFNSVSGTSMSCPHVSGIAGLLKTLYPSWSPAAIRSAIMTTAQTLDNTKEPLTNAYYSPATPFNYGAGHVQPNRAMDPGLVYDLTPNDYLKFLCALGYNETQISMLSGTHYTCPKANISLSNFNYPSITVPMLNGSTTVTRTVKNVGSPGTYSVSIQNPVGISVSVSPERLMFRKVGEQKSFKVSMMVEEGNKRSDYVFGHLTWSDAKHEVRSPIVVKAV
- the LOC131329866 gene encoding subtilisin-like protease SBT5.3 isoform X2, with amino-acid sequence MTLENPAPLYILLSFLILSSLLHRPTFACKKSYVVYFGAHSHGKDVSSSDFDQVTESHYDFLGSFLGRDEAKDAIFYSYTRHINGFAATLEDEAAAVIAKHPKVVSIFLNKGRKLHTTRSWEFLELETNGVIHSSSISNKARFGEDTIIGNLDTGVWPESQSFSDEEMGPIPSKWKGICQNNVDRSFHCNRKLIGARYFSKGYSASNGSLNSTFNSPRDTDGHGSHTLSTAGGNFVPGASVFGYGNGTARGGSPRARVAAYKVCGPPVAGNECFDADILAAFDFAIHDGVDVLSVSLGGDPVAFFNDSVAIGSLHAVRHGIVVVCSAGNSGPANGTVANLAPWQITVGASTMDRQFPSYVILGNKMHLKGESLSTKALPNNKFFPIISAADAKAANASAADAILCKGGSLDPKKVNGKILLCLRGVTDRVDKGEQAALAGAVGMVLANDVLSGNEILADAHVLPASQINYTDGVAIFKYVNYSRLPIAYITRPTTQLPTKPAPFMAAFSSLGPNTITPDILKPDITAPGVSIIAAYTEAQGPTNEVFDTRRVLFNSVSGTSMSCPHVSGIAGLLKTLYPSWSPAAIRSAIMTTAQTLDNTKEPLTNAYYSPATPFNYGAGHVQPNRAMDPGLVYDLTPNDYLKFLCALGYNETQISMLSGTHYTCPKANISLSNFNYPSITVPMLNGSTTVTRTVKNVGSPGTYSVSIQNPVGISVSVSPERLMFRKVGEQKSFKVSMMVEEGNKRSDYVFGHLTWSDAKHEVRSPIVVKAV
- the LOC131330247 gene encoding cytochrome P450 724B1-like: MAGCFWLVPSIGFVGFILGLILNHFLPLFFNLGPLPKGSFGWPLLGETLSFLKPHPSNSIGAFLHDHCSRYGKVFKTHLFFSPTVVSCDQELNYFILQNEDKLFQCSYPKPIHGILGEVSMLVAVGDTHRRLRNVALSLVATIKSKPEFLGDIERIAVRILDSWKGRQQVMFCAEARKFTFNVIVKQVLGLTPDEPQTTKILEDFLTFMKGLISLPLNVPGTPYARAVKARRRISSTVKAIIEERRRSRRRSSGHGGGKYPNKRSTRSGTNGHDFLEILLGVESLSEDEKVSFVLDSLLGGYETTSVLMAMLVHFLGQSPAALAQLKLEHRTIRSMKGEDELLNWEDYKKMDFTQNVITEALRYGNVVKFVHRKALKDIKFRDYLIPCGWKVLPVLSAVHLDPSLHSDALQFHPWRWETQDQTCKKFTPFGGGSRCCPGSELAKVEVAFFLHHLVQKFRWRTEDGDQPLAHPYVEFQKGLVLKLEQCSI